One genomic segment of Drosophila melanogaster chromosome 3L includes these proteins:
- the CG7370 gene encoding uncharacterized protein, with translation MRRWPKSTLNINKCLTTILVGQFVLCFLSGAFHYYCLFGGDGGARKKPLEKREAEFVGVGKSRSKKTYENALLF, from the coding sequence ATGCGACGTTGGCCCAAGTCAACACTTAACATTAACAAATGCCTTACTACAATACTGGTCGGCCAATTTGTTCTTTGCTTTTTGTCTGGCGCttttcattattattgtttgtttggcgGCGACGGCGGCGCCCGTAAAAAGCCGTTAGAAAAGCGGGAAGCTGAATTCGTTGGCGTTGGTAAGTCGCGAAGCAAAAAAACGTACGAAAACgcacttttattttaa